The DNA window TGACTTTgaaatttcttttgttttggaatattttaatttatatgccCATATTGGAGATTTATAGAGTTATGAATGAAGCTTCATTATCTCAGTTTTTGTTGGCTCTACATGTTCTGCATATTTCACtattttttccataaaattcCTCCATTTAAGTACTATATTACAGTATAGTGTCTTCCTATGAAGAGTGTTTTCCTTGTGGCTATTTGGCCTACATCTTTTAATTTGGGGATGTGcctattaatatttttgtttggaTGTGATTTTCATTAGAGGTTATCAAAGGTAATGGTAAACATATTTCTCAAGCTGTCAAGCAGTGGGTTGAGCGATACGAGAAGAATCCGAAACCTGCTATGGTTGAACTCTTAATGATGCTTTTTGAGGTAATTCTTGTAGAATTACGAGTAATGCTCATTAGAGAgtggaaaacaaataaaatagtgaaattccTGACAGAGTACCGACTACCCACAATATTGTTTTACAACCTTATTGGAAAATTCTCACCTGACCCTGATACTTCTTAGTTCTCTGAATCACTAAATCGCATCATTTGGATTTTTCAACTGCATGCCTTTTTCTCAGTTTGGAGTTTTTGGCTGAAACTAAATATTTTTGATTCCACAGGCATGCGGGGCAAAGTATTACATCAGGGAAGAGTATCTGGATGAGACTGATGTTGATGATGTTGTGGTTGCTCTTGTCAACCTTGCTAGAAAAGTATCctgtccatatatatatatatttgtttatgtaatgtttcccatttttcttctttggaGGGAGGGGGATCAGTTTTTTTTTACGGAGGTTCACTGATAACAACCTGATATAGTAGCAGTATACTTTTCTGTAGCTGTAATCTGTGTAAAATGCACATATTAAGTGCTCTGTTTTTCAGAAACTTTTATGACTAGAATATTTTTATCTGCTTAATAGGTTCAAAAATTTCCAGAATACCTCTATATAAATCATTTTCCGTTTTAAAAGCATATCCTTATTCCGTTGTTTCTTGAACTCCGCATTGGTTAAAAGTATTTAATAGTTCATAGCCATCTTTTTCAAAACAACTTAATAACTCATTTAAAGTTCTAGCATCCGAAATTTCAATGTAATGTGTTGGTTTAACTATGAACTTCAGGGGGAAATTGAAGATTATCAGGGTTCAAAAAAGAAGGAATTCAAGAATTTCAAGGAGAATCTTGTTTCATTCTGGGACACTTTGGTTATTGAGTGCCAGAATGGGCCTTTGTTTGATAAAGATTTGTTTGACAAGTGTATGGATTATATAATTGCACTGTCGTGGTTAGTACATTACCATTGTGAGTATTTTATTTTGTGCTGCACTATAAGGTgacttattattatatatttttgccTGGTATTGACACTGAGCAGCACACCACCAAGAGTTTATCGTCTAGTTGCTTCCCTGATGGGTCTCCAGCTAGTCACATCTTTCATTTCTGTTGCAAAGAGGCTTGCTGTACAGCGTGATACTACTCAAAGACAGTTAAATGCTGAAAGGAAGAAAAGAGTTGATGGGCCTCGTGTGGAGTCACTAAATAACAGGTTATCAGCAACTCATGAGCAGAAACTTGTAATAGATGAGATGATGCGCAAAATCTTCACTGGGTAgggcttttatttattttatttttaataaatttaagtatCACTTGATAAATTCATGTTTGATAACAAATTTCTTTTGTATCTAACATGTTCCATATTATGCTTTTTGAAGGTTGTTTGTGCATCGATATAGAGATGTTGATCCTAATATTCGAATGTCATGCATACAGTCACTGGGTGTTTGGATTTTGTCATATCCTACATTGTTCTTGCAGGATCTATACTTAAAGTATCTTGGATGGACTCTAAATGACAAAGTACAATTTGCTATTTGAGTTATAGGTTCTTACTTGATTTTTATTCTCACTACATTCTTCATAATACAATGTTATCGTTTCTGAAGAGTGCTGGAGTAAGAAAAGCTGCTGTCCTTGCGTTACAAAATCTCTATGAGGTGGAGGATAATGTGCCCACTCTTAGTCTTTTTACTGAAAGGTTTTCTAACCGGATGATTGAGCTTGCTGATGATGTTGATGTTTCTGTGGCTGTATGTGCCATAGGGCTTGTAAAACAATTACTTAGGTAACCTATATATTTGCTTTTAATATTTTTCCTGGATTTTGTTGCTAATTCTATTATGGAGATGTCTGTCCACTGAAATTGAATCTTTCTGTGTTTTGCAGGCATCAGCTTATACCTGATGATGATTTGGGTCCTTTGTATGATCTACTCATTGATGATCCACCAGAAATCAGGCGTGCAATAGGAGAATTAGTATATGACCACTTAATTGCGCAAAAATTTAATAGTTCCCAACCTGGCCCAAAAGGTTTTTGTTCATCTTTAGATTTAAATATCCATTGTTGACAAATGATTGTATCAATTACTGCTCATTCTTAAATGTCCTTCCTTTCTAGGCAATGAGAGTGAGATTCATCTTGGAAGAATGTTGCAGATATTACGGGAGTTTTCAACGGATCCCATTTTAAGTATATATGTTATCGATGATGTCTGGGAGTACATGAAGGCCATGAAGGTACGTtataattttcctaaaatttggGACGGGGAGAATGAGGTATTAGGAGGAAGGTTTGTACTTATGTTACTTGGAATTGGGTTTGAGTATTGGAACCGGGTATGTTCAATTTTTTCTAAGCTTTTCCATGTGTTTGAAGAGTCCTTGGAGGTCATATCCTCTATTCATATCCAGATATGCGTATGACTCTTTTGTTGGACACATGTGCTTCAAGAAAAATGGGGAGTTGTAGCAACATAGGTTCAAACCTACTTAATCTGAGTGATGGGCAGGGGCAAAGCCAGAAATTGTTTTTGGGGGGgccggaattaaattgtatatttttacgatagtaaaaatgcaatttcaccattttaatatctatatatttataatttttaaatgattaaatcaaaattttatcattttcaggggggccaaaattaaattgtatatttttacgatagtaaaaatgcgatttcaccattttaatatctatatctttatgatttttaaaagatcaaattaaaatgcaatttcaccattttaatatctatatctttgctactttaaatttttataaatttgctGGATACTGGAGGCATAGGCACAAAATGGAAAATATTGATTTCCTAAGGCTGGGTATGAGAAGCAATAAGGCCTGTTGGGTAGTCTATTTGTTGCCTGGAGTGTTTATGAGGAAGAAAAATGGAAGTAATGCTTATAATTTAACAAAGAACTCGAAAGTTTCATCTGTACAAATTTATATGTTTCAAGGATATATTTTGTCCTTGTGGTGCATGTGAATGTTTGAGTTgtcctattttgatattttaaaatgcCAAGTTTTTCTGATTGTTATTATGGTGAAAAACTAGTTAGATGGAATATTTTGGGAGTGTACTTACTGATTTTGCTTCCATCCCTACCTCTATAAATCTGGTCTACATGCTTCTGAGGAACAACTGCATATAACTTTAAAGACATTGATATTCCATAATTATATACGATCTATCatagttaattttgcaatttgGCTTTTGCTTACAGGATTGGAAGTGTATCATCTCCATGCTTTTGGATGAGAATCCATTAATAGAGCTAACAGATGAAGACGCAACAAACCTGACTAGGCTTCTTTTTGCTTCTGTCAGAAAGGCTGTCGGAGAGAGGATTGTTCCTGCTTCTGATAATCGGAAACAATATTTCAGTAAAGCTCAAAAAGTATCTGATTTCTTTGTTTCATATTTCTTATTCTGATTCCTCACCTCATATAAGGATTTATTTACAATATTATGTTCTTATTTTGCATTATTAGTTGGTGATTTCTCTGCTCTGTATTGCCACTCATGAAGAAGACTAAAACTCAAACCatcttttttcttaaatattaggAAGCAATTGAAAACAATAGGCGGGATTTAACTATTGCCATGATGAAGAACTACCCATTACTTCTACGTAAATTCATGGCTGACAAGGCAAAAATTTCATCATTGGTTGAGATTATTGTATATATGAACCTTGAGCTTTATTCTCTGAAGAGACAGGAGCAGGTAGGTGATAAAGTTTTCTTGTTAGAGTCTAACAATTAAACACTAGCTGATGTGCTTTTCCTTTCAGAATTTCAGAACTACTCTTCTGCTCATCAAAGATGCATTTTTCAAGCATGGTGAGAAGGATGCATTGAGATCTTGTGTAAAGGCTATTAAATTCTGTTCCACTGAGAGTAGAGGAGAGCTGCAAGATTTTGCTCGTAACAAACTAAAGGAGCTTGAGGATGAGCTTCTTGATAAGCTTAAATCTGCAACTAAAGAAGTGATCGTATGTGTTTCCATCTGAGCCTTTTGTTCTTGGTTGTGGCCTTGATCACTAAATGTATAAGGCTGACAACTTTTAAATTTGCAGGATGGAGAGGATGAGTATTCTCTTCTTGTGAATTTAAAAAGATTGTACGAGCTTCAATTGTCAAGGCCTATATCAATTGATGAACTCTATGGAGATAGTATCACAATCTTGCACAGCTTCAGAAATTTGGATGATGAAGTAAGTTGGATGAgcgaaatttaaaaattgtttagTTTTTTATGTCCATCGCATTTGTTCTTAATCACTTCTCATTCTCATTTAGGTTGTTAGTTTTCTGCTGCTGAATATGTACTTGGATGTAGCCTGGTCTCTGCACTCTATTATAAACAGTGAAACTGTCTCTGAAGGATCCTTATCATCTCTCCTGTCTAAACGTGATACCTTGTTGGAGGA is part of the Gossypium hirsutum isolate 1008001.06 chromosome D11, Gossypium_hirsutum_v2.1, whole genome shotgun sequence genome and encodes:
- the LOC107912392 gene encoding sister-chromatid cohesion protein 3 isoform X1, with the protein product MDDVVPLASEITTRHSKRARVHALDGGDEPSKANGNDRENQERSSDGSDRSPNPGEREGSPDDFEEIRPKTKRPRPAEGTSDVPNRSEERLIEVIKGNGKHISQAVKQWVERYEKNPKPAMVELLMMLFEACGAKYYIREEYLDETDVDDVVVALVNLARKVSCPYIYIFVYGEIEDYQGSKKKEFKNFKENLVSFWDTLVIECQNGPLFDKDLFDKCMDYIIALSCTPPRVYRLVASLMGLQLVTSFISVAKRLAVQRDTTQRQLNAERKKRVDGPRVESLNNRLSATHEQKLVIDEMMRKIFTGLFVHRYRDVDPNIRMSCIQSLGVWILSYPTLFLQDLYLKYLGWTLNDKSAGVRKAAVLALQNLYEVEDNVPTLSLFTERFSNRMIELADDVDVSVAVCAIGLVKQLLRHQLIPDDDLGPLYDLLIDDPPEIRRAIGELVYDHLIAQKFNSSQPGPKGNESEIHLGRMLQILREFSTDPILSIYVIDDVWEYMKAMKDWKCIISMLLDENPLIELTDEDATNLTRLLFASVRKAVGERIVPASDNRKQYFSKAQKEAIENNRRDLTIAMMKNYPLLLRKFMADKAKISSLVEIIVYMNLELYSLKRQEQNFRTTLLLIKDAFFKHGEKDALRSCVKAIKFCSTESRGELQDFARNKLKELEDELLDKLKSATKEVIDGEDEYSLLVNLKRLYELQLSRPISIDELYGDSITILHSFRNLDDEVVSFLLLNMYLDVAWSLHSIINSETVSEGSLSSLLSKRDTLLEELEYFLNAPPEVGEGSKSGNQLACRVCTILADVWCLFRKTNFSSTKLERLGYCPDVSILQKFWTLCEKQLKISDDTEDEDVNKEYIEETNRDTVMIAAAKLIASDTIPKDYLAPEIISHFVMHGAGIAEIVKSLITVLRKKDDNVSEIFLEALKRAFLRHLELSRSDDESIKSESFQECKNLAARLAGIFVGAARNKHRPEILKIVKEGIEYAFEDTPKHLSFLEASVLHFASRLPAPDIRDVLKDVQKRTENVNAEEDPSGWRPYNTFYESLLEKCAKNEGIQDEKEWTTTRQRGRPRKRQNIEGRRLFDEHGSSDEEDSINTSDQEDAQVEGDEEDDNAPLIHSLKSTSKLRSLRVSRQEN
- the LOC107912392 gene encoding sister-chromatid cohesion protein 3 isoform X2 — its product is MDDVVPLASEITTRHSKRARVHALDGGDEPSKANGNDRENQERSSDGSDRSPNPGEREGSPDDFEEIRPKTKRPRPAEGTSDVPNRSEERLIEVIKGNGKHISQAVKQWVERYEKNPKPAMVELLMMLFEACGAKYYIREEYLDETDVDDVVVALVNLARKGEIEDYQGSKKKEFKNFKENLVSFWDTLVIECQNGPLFDKDLFDKCMDYIIALSCTPPRVYRLVASLMGLQLVTSFISVAKRLAVQRDTTQRQLNAERKKRVDGPRVESLNNRLSATHEQKLVIDEMMRKIFTGLFVHRYRDVDPNIRMSCIQSLGVWILSYPTLFLQDLYLKYLGWTLNDKSAGVRKAAVLALQNLYEVEDNVPTLSLFTERFSNRMIELADDVDVSVAVCAIGLVKQLLRHQLIPDDDLGPLYDLLIDDPPEIRRAIGELVYDHLIAQKFNSSQPGPKGNESEIHLGRMLQILREFSTDPILSIYVIDDVWEYMKAMKDWKCIISMLLDENPLIELTDEDATNLTRLLFASVRKAVGERIVPASDNRKQYFSKAQKEAIENNRRDLTIAMMKNYPLLLRKFMADKAKISSLVEIIVYMNLELYSLKRQEQNFRTTLLLIKDAFFKHGEKDALRSCVKAIKFCSTESRGELQDFARNKLKELEDELLDKLKSATKEVIDGEDEYSLLVNLKRLYELQLSRPISIDELYGDSITILHSFRNLDDEVVSFLLLNMYLDVAWSLHSIINSETVSEGSLSSLLSKRDTLLEELEYFLNAPPEVGEGSKSGNQLACRVCTILADVWCLFRKTNFSSTKLERLGYCPDVSILQKFWTLCEKQLKISDDTEDEDVNKEYIEETNRDTVMIAAAKLIASDTIPKDYLAPEIISHFVMHGAGIAEIVKSLITVLRKKDDNVSEIFLEALKRAFLRHLELSRSDDESIKSESFQECKNLAARLAGIFVGAARNKHRPEILKIVKEGIEYAFEDTPKHLSFLEASVLHFASRLPAPDIRDVLKDVQKRTENVNAEEDPSGWRPYNTFYESLLEKCAKNEGIQDEKEWTTTRQRGRPRKRQNIEGRRLFDEHGSSDEEDSINTSDQEDAQVEGDEEDDNAPLIHSLKSTSKLRSLRVSRQEN